The Episyrphus balteatus chromosome 4, idEpiBalt1.1, whole genome shotgun sequence genome includes a window with the following:
- the LOC129918249 gene encoding uncharacterized protein LOC129918249 isoform X3: MARQPRRSALVLTKKSKSRITTTIYPQSSSRFLPLIVTLALTILIEISWAQSNLDNGGGNAPVTQPKFGDRLLPRNRHIASTFNTTTNSVTKSSSSELNHFGPVYIRAGSEVVEIRTNSDNGRNRNISSSSPSTTEEESTEDHLQPQRRRNDNDNDIEEVASVVSALDTLSDNNEVAPSRDYLNVSKADRLIEMSTEFFIVPTSTTTEKPAIPSTTSKFRSAVDSTGQHKNNHIQPRPVLILAPKNPSHGNTSSVVTPPTIVSTRLPNGLRKEPWVVPVLVLASLTMIMMAAFEIFVLFKAWRTSPSRRHLFLGQMLLLGLFACAGLGAIITAQPTVLSCGAIRFGAGVAYALVFAALLVKCVFLISLNGGVYLPAPYQGLLLLFAVLIQVAIGAQWLLNQPPDIYTMTVPFGASAGTSSTNNNNNNKLSSMLITSSDITRLQQHGSTMMIPLCKTQFSELLLSLIYIVFLIVFVAVLAIKSRGIRDNYRESTYIGLAIGGAIPIWLGWMLCGLAVADRHKDACIAFGLVATSATVFLVMFMPKGRQLAAMGKEGLYVEDREEQFSSLSRAGSGYSPSFFHFKPIKYGVMGPVPNSTSNMGNGNSTKHTTATMNGGGLFIRPDEINLYTTLEPTLSSNPNVYFQRSGGVHPGMMY; this comes from the coding sequence ATGGCCCGTCAGCCAAGACGGTCGGCTTTAGTGCTGACGAAAAAATCGAAATCgcgaataacaacaacaatttacCCTCAATCGTCGTCGCGTTTTTTACCCCTAATTGTAACTTTGGCATTGACCATACTTATTGAAATAAGTTGGGCTCAATCTAATTTAGATAATGGTGGTGGTAACGCACCCGTAACGCAACCAAAATTCGGTGATCGCTTATTACCACGAAATAGACATATAGCTAGTACTTTCAATACAACTACAAATAGTGTAACTAAAAGTAGTAGTAGTGAGTTGAATCATTTTGGCCCGGTTTATATTAGAGCGGGCAGTGAAGTGGTAGAAATTCGAACAAACAGTGATAACGGTCGAAATCGTAACATCTCTTCGTCATCTCCGTCGACAACGGAAGAGGAATCAACTGAAGATCATTTACAACCTCAACGAAGACGCAACGACAATGACAATGACATCGAAGAAGTCGCCAGCGTCGTATCCGCCTTGGACACTCTTAGCGACAATAACGAAGTCGCTCCATCTCGAGACTATCTGAACGTCTCGAAGGCGGACAGACTGATCGAAATGTCGACAGAGTTCTTTATCGTCCCAACATCAACGACGACCGAAAAACCAGCCATTCCTTCGACAACATCGAAATTTCGATCAGCGGTTGACTCGACGGGTCAACACAAAAACAACCACATCCAACCCAGACCGGTGCTAATACTGGCTCCCAAGAATCCGTCACATGGTAACACATCATCGGTGGTAACTCCACCGACCATAGTTAGCACACGTCTGCCTAACGGACTGCGCAAGGAACCCTGGGTCGTGCCCGTCCTCGTCCTAGCCTCCCTAACCATGATCATGATGGCTGCCTTTGAGATTTTCGTTCTATTCAAGGCCTGGCGTACCTCACCGTCACGCCGGCATCTATTTTTGGGCCAAATGCTATTGCTAGGCCTATTTGCTTGCGCCGGACTTGGTGCAATAATCACGGCACAGCCGACCGTTCTAAGTTGTGGCGCGATACGTTTCGGAGCGGGCGTTGCTTATGCCTTGGTATTTGCGGCACTGCTCGTTAAGTGCGTGTTCCTCATTAGTTTGAACGGCGGTGTTTACCTACCGGCACCGTATCAGGGATTGCTACTGTTGTTCGCCGTACTCATTCAAGTGGCCATTGGGGCCCAATGGCTGCTGAACCAGCCGCCAGATATTTATACAATGACAGTTCCATTTGGTGCTAGTGCGGGCACTAGttccaccaacaacaacaacaacaacaaactatcCTCAATGCTGATCACTTCAAGTGATATCACACGTTTGCAGCAACACGGTAGCACGATGATGATACCCCTTTGCAAGACGCAATTCTCCGAACTCTTGTTGTCCTTAATTTACATTGTCTTCCTGATCGTGTTCGTGGCGGTTCTCGCGATCAAATCGCGCGGCATTCGTGATAATTATCGAGAGTCTACATACATTGGTCTAGCGATTGGTGGTGCGATACCAATTTGGTTAGGTTGGATGTTGTGCGGTTTGGCTGTCGCCGATCGGCACAAGGATGCATGCATTGCATTTGGATTAGTTGCAACATCGGCGACAGTTTTTTTGGTAATGTTTATGCCAAAGGGTAGGCAATTGGCAGCGATGGGCAAGGAGGGGTTGTATGTGGAGGATCGTGAGGAGCAGTTTAGTTCGTTGAGTCGGGCTGGGTCGGGTTATTCGCCGTCGTTTTTTCACTTTAAGCCGATCAAGTATGGAGTGATGGGTCCGGTGCCGAATTCAACATCGAATATGGGCAATGGCAATAGTACGAAACATACAACGGCAACTATGAATGGTGGTG